A stretch of DNA from Candidatus Bathyarchaeota archaeon:
GATAAAATCAACAATAGAGAACTTGGATGCTGCAGTTTCCGGAGAGACCTTTGAGTTTAAAGAAATGTATCCGAAATACTTGAGTATCGCCAAACAGGAAGAAAATGATCAAGCGGCTTGGAGCTTTGATGTAGCAAACAAGGTTGAGCAAGTACACGCTGGCTTATTCTCAAAGGCAGTTGAAGCGTTAAGAAATAACAAGGAATTAACAAAAATCGACTATTATGTTTGCAGCGTCTGTGGGAACACTGTCGAAGGCATGGCTCCAGAAAAATGTTCAATCTGCGGAGCACCGAAAACAAAATTCTTCAAGATAGCCTAGCGCGCGCAAAGGCGACTTGACCATTTTACAATTTTTAAGATTTTGTCGACTAAAAGAATGATTTGCATGCATACGTCAGTTTTAGACCTTTTGACATTTTCTATCCATTGTAAGAACTGACAGAAGTTCTAGAATTAGAGATGGAAGTTTCTGCACGCGCGCCGAAAGCTTTAAGTATTCTAATTACGTGATACTCGTTACACAGTACGTATTACATATTGTGAGGTGAAAGGGATGGATGAAAATGTGGAAATAGACGAAGAGATGGAAGCGTGTTGCCCAGACCTTGAGGGACACGAAAGCGAAAAGAAGAAAATGAAATATCTGATAAAGATGCGTTGCCCCGAAGGTGAAGACGCAGAGAAAATCAAAGAGAAAGTTCTAATGAGGTTAGGCAAAGAGTTGGGCGGTCGGAGTAACGTAGTTATGACAAGATTGAACGATGATGACTTGAAAAAGATTGATGCTCTTGTCGAGGTAGAAGCGTTCAAGAGCCGATCTGAAGCAGCCGCCTTCTTCATCAAAGAGGGAGTCCAGGCACGAAAGGACCTGTTTCAGAAAGTCATGCCAACAGTAGCCAAGATAAGAGAGCTAAAGGAGCAAGCCAAAAAGTCACTCAGCCAAGAAGAAACACGATAAGTCCATAGACGCACAAAAGGACGTGCTAGTGTGGAAGCGGAAAAGACAAAGAAAAAAGTGCGGATGTCGGAAACTGGAAAACGTGTAATGAAACAAAAAGTACTGCCAAAAAAATTGCCTGAACTAAAAGAATTAACCCTTGAAACTATCAGGGAAACCATAGCAGGAATTCAAAAGGCTATAAGAGAAAACTATGTCTTCCCTGAACAGGTGGAAGACCTCTGTCGCTCTTTGGAAACTCATCACGCGAACAGTGACTATGATCAGATAACTGATCCTAGAACTTTCTGCGAACAGTTAACCCAGCATTTGCGGAATGTTGTTAATGATAGGCATCTACAGGTCATGTTGCCTGGGGACATGTCCAGCATTATCTCTCACGCAATGAAAAAGCCTAGTGAAGGGAACAAAAGGGCACACCCCGATTTGACCAACGTGGAAATCTTACCAGGTAACATCGGCTACATCAAAATCACCATGTTCAACCCACTAAGTGATTCAATAGATGAATTAGAAGGAGCCATGCAGTTTGTCAAGAACACGGACGCATTGATCATTGACCTCCGGAAGTGCCGCGGTGGCCACGGTGACTCGGCGAACTTTCTATTAAGCTATTTCTTTGACTCTGAAGTCCCGTTAATACTTTTGGAAACGTATTTCAGGCCGCAGAATCACACATTTCAATGCCAGACAACGAAAACGCCTTTCAAGTACACGAAACCGATTTATGCACTTACGAGTGGCTTTACAGGCTCTTGTGGCGAACATTTTGCCTTTGCCCTGAAGATTCATAAAAAGGCAACGCTGGTTGGAACGAACACTGCTGGTTTAGCTCATCCAGTAGCCTTCATAGGTTTAGATACAGGTATATTATTCAAGGTGCCGATTGGCCGTACCTACAACCCCAAAACGAATGAAGACTGGGAAGGAACTGGTGTTACCCCAGATATCAGCTGTTCAGAGGATAATGCCCTCACTGAAGCCGAGAAAGACATACACACTATGCGCACACGCGCATAATTGTCTTTTTATGAAATCAGCAAAAAAAGTTTATACCCTAATTTACACTCTGGAATGATGTTTAGAGTATAAATTTAACAATTTTTAATTTGGAAAACTAGAGAAAATCCAAAATCTATGTGACAAGTTGTGAACACCTCTCTTCAGGCTCTCTTTTAGCTTCTGTGGTTACTTTTTTAATATCCATGCATTGAATGTATTATAATAGAAGTGTTGGCTCGTGACAGCTGTGAGTTGACAGTCGATGCCTTACTATGTTTACATCCTTCTTTGCAAAGACGGCAGCTATTACACTGGATACGCCAAGGATTTGAAACACCGGGTTGAACAACACAAGAAGGGTCAAGGCGCCAGATATACAAGAATTCATGAAGCTGAGAAGATGGCATACGTGGAGGAGTTCAGCAGCCGGAGTGAGGCTATGAAGAGAGAACGCAGAATCAAATCGCTCAGCCACGGCGAGAAACAACGATTGATTAACAGCCAACAATAAAATGTATGCATGCATGCAAAACAGATTGACAAGAAGCATTCTTCTCAACATGGACTATGTATGCAGAAATCCTTAGAGAGATCCTTTCTGGGGAAAGAAGCCAATCACCTTAAGTTGGAATGGATTGAGGAAGACGATATTAGGAGCCCTGAGT
This window harbors:
- a CDS encoding GIY-YIG nuclease family protein gives rise to the protein MPYYVYILLCKDGSYYTGYAKDLKHRVEQHKKGQGARYTRIHEAEKMAYVEEFSSRSEAMKRERRIKSLSHGEKQRLINSQQ
- a CDS encoding rubrerythrin family protein, yielding MSRTIENLKAAFAGESQANRRYLAFAEKAEKEGLMQAAKLFRAAAEAETIHALNHLRIMGEIKSTIENLDAAVSGETFEFKEMYPKYLSIAKQEENDQAAWSFDVANKVEQVHAGLFSKAVEALRNNKELTKIDYYVCSVCGNTVEGMAPEKCSICGAPKTKFFKIA